The Heyndrickxia acidicola sequence TAAATTTTTGCTGCTTCATATCTTCCGGTATATAGGCAGTTATTGGCTTTCTAAGAAAGTATTTTGCTATTTTCATTACAGGGTTTACATCAAATAAAAGACCGCATAAGCCTGCAAGAAACGGAATTAGCAATATCCATTCATTTTGAAAAATCCAGGTTAGAAGAACAGAAAGAACAATCGTCCACTGATTCACCCTTACAAGAGGTCTTGGAATCGAAGGGGGTCTAGTATCATTTTTCATTATATCCAACCTTTCTGATCAGAATATTTATATTTAATGATAATGATAAATGTTTTATTAATAATTGACAACTCAGAAGTTCTGTCTCTATTACTATGGCACTGCTAATCTGTCTGTTGATTTTCGCTGCAGGTACTCCAATCAATATGGGGGAATAATTAACATTGGTCTTAAACAGAGCCTTCTTATAAAATAATGACAAAAATATACTTTTCGATTAATCTTGTTATATTGCAATTAAAAAGTTAGGAGCAAGAATATGAAAAATAAATGGCTGCTTTATAGTTTGTCCATCCTTTTGATCATAGTAGCACCAATGGTAAAGCCCACTTCTTCAATCATGTCCGAAATTCTTTTGGGAATCGGCTTCCTCATTTTGATTAGTCTATTAAATCAGGCCTTTCAAAATCGAAAAAAACCAAAAAAGAAGAAGGGGATTTTTTAATCTCCTGTTAAACAGTTATAAGGCTAAGCAGATTTTTTCCCTTGAGCCAGAATGGTGTAGAAACAAACTTCAAAAAAAAGTCTCTGTTAAACTTCATTGTTGATGGGTCGGAATCCACAATGAAGTTTTACAGAGCCTTTTTTTATTGAGGGTATTTCTACATACTTTAATACTTGTTGATGATTGCAGTTTCGTTAAACAGAGCCTGAAAATAATAAAGCACCCAAAAGAGGTGCTAAAAAAATAGTTCGAATGACATAC is a genomic window containing:
- a CDS encoding DUF4395 domain-containing protein; its protein translation is MKNDTRPPSIPRPLVRVNQWTIVLSVLLTWIFQNEWILLIPFLAGLCGLLFDVNPVMKIAKYFLRKPITAYIPEDMKQQKFNQVIAVCCLAGGFISALVGLKAIFYIFTIMVALAAVIAICGFCIGCFIYFQWNQFKYRRKVRSQG